A part of Pantoea vagans genomic DNA contains:
- a CDS encoding MFS transporter, which yields MQQSPETAEFQHWRRNLAVCVVGSFTTIVAMTLLLPFLPLYVQQLGVEQPAAIARWSGIAYGATFFSAALTAPLWGRLADRYGRKLMLIRASLGMAIAMSLIGMATAPWQLVALRLLAGLLGGYASGSTILVAAQTPKAQTGWALGVLSSGIMAGNVVGPLLGGVLPPLIGIRQTFWLTGAAIFLAFLATTFLLKEQPRAAARSHASQQAQSADEPVNHTLVRLMWLSGMLLIFASMSIEPIITLYVGEFVQGDHQITMIAGLVMSAAALGTVLAAPRLGRLADRVGHWRVLTGGLLVSGLLLIPQAFITAAWQLILLRFLMGMALGGLMPCITAIIRHNVPGSQVGRMLGYSTSAQYIGQVSGPLFGGLVGGTFGMRPVFLATCVVMLFCAWLNWRGMRK from the coding sequence ATGCAACAGTCACCCGAAACGGCAGAGTTTCAGCACTGGCGACGTAACTTAGCGGTCTGCGTCGTCGGCTCTTTTACCACCATCGTGGCGATGACGCTGCTGCTGCCGTTTCTGCCACTCTATGTGCAGCAACTGGGCGTTGAGCAGCCGGCAGCCATCGCCCGCTGGTCCGGGATAGCCTATGGCGCGACCTTTTTCAGCGCCGCGCTGACTGCGCCGCTGTGGGGCAGGCTGGCTGATCGCTATGGTCGTAAGCTGATGCTGATTCGGGCCAGCCTGGGGATGGCGATTGCAATGTCGCTGATCGGCATGGCGACCGCGCCCTGGCAGCTGGTGGCGCTGCGGCTGCTGGCCGGGCTGCTGGGTGGCTACGCATCGGGATCGACCATTCTGGTGGCAGCGCAGACGCCAAAAGCGCAGACCGGCTGGGCGCTGGGCGTATTGTCTTCCGGCATTATGGCGGGCAATGTGGTCGGGCCGCTGCTGGGTGGAGTGTTACCGCCGCTGATCGGCATCCGTCAGACGTTCTGGCTGACCGGCGCGGCAATCTTTCTTGCCTTCCTCGCCACCACCTTTTTACTCAAAGAGCAGCCGCGTGCTGCTGCGAGGTCGCATGCCAGCCAGCAAGCGCAGTCCGCAGACGAGCCGGTGAATCACACCCTGGTGCGGCTGATGTGGCTCTCCGGCATGTTGCTGATCTTCGCCAGCATGTCGATTGAACCCATTATCACGCTCTACGTGGGCGAGTTCGTGCAGGGCGACCATCAAATCACGATGATCGCCGGACTGGTGATGTCTGCGGCGGCGCTGGGTACGGTGCTGGCGGCACCCCGGCTGGGTCGTCTGGCCGATCGGGTAGGGCACTGGCGGGTTCTGACCGGCGGACTACTGGTCAGTGGGCTGCTGCTGATTCCGCAGGCGTTTATTACCGCGGCCTGGCAACTGATCCTGCTGCGTTTTCTGATGGGGATGGCGCTGGGCGGATTGATGCCGTGCATTACAGCGATTATCCGCCATAACGTGCCCGGTTCCCAGGTCGGACGGATGCTGGGATATTCAACCTCGGCGCAGTATATCGGTCAGGTCAGCGGCCCGCTGTTTGGTGGGCTGGTGGGTGGGACATTCGGGATGCGGCCAGTATTTCTGGCGACCTGCGTGGTAATGCTGTTTTGCGCCTGGCTCAACTGGCGCGGGATGCGTAAATAA